A window of the Streptomyces albireticuli genome harbors these coding sequences:
- a CDS encoding transglutaminase-like domain-containing protein encodes MYDTTGRRRRFAEAAREERPDLALLCLLIAAEAEPESGEEAVDTAQIELDRLAGLLPALGRHAGPGRWAEALAELLGERCGFHGSPADYRRLESSLLGEVLRHRRGLPILLSVVWMEVARRAGAPVYGVALPGHFVVGFGDPRGEHVLADPFDGGRTLSYEDAGLLVAGATGAPLSPSMFSPAEPLEIVLRLLNNIRAWAAARPERSDVQLWAVELSLLLPSHPARLRYERAELLVERGDFAGGAHELEAYAEVIDTVEPAAAESVRRQARAARAMLN; translated from the coding sequence ATGTACGACACCACTGGCCGGCGTCGGCGGTTCGCCGAGGCGGCCCGGGAGGAACGGCCCGACCTCGCGCTGCTCTGTCTGCTGATCGCGGCCGAGGCGGAGCCGGAGTCCGGCGAGGAGGCGGTCGACACCGCCCAGATCGAGCTGGACCGGCTCGCGGGGCTGCTGCCCGCGCTCGGCCGGCACGCCGGGCCGGGGCGGTGGGCGGAGGCGCTCGCCGAACTGCTCGGCGAGCGGTGCGGCTTCCACGGCTCCCCGGCCGACTACCGGCGGCTGGAGTCCTCGCTCCTGGGCGAGGTGCTGCGGCACCGGCGCGGGCTGCCGATCCTGCTGTCCGTGGTGTGGATGGAGGTCGCCCGGCGGGCCGGCGCGCCGGTGTACGGGGTGGCGCTGCCCGGCCACTTCGTCGTCGGCTTCGGCGACCCCCGTGGCGAGCACGTCCTCGCCGACCCCTTCGACGGCGGCCGGACGCTGTCCTACGAGGACGCCGGGCTGCTGGTCGCGGGGGCCACCGGGGCGCCCCTGTCACCGTCGATGTTCTCGCCCGCCGAGCCGCTGGAGATCGTGCTGCGGCTGCTGAACAACATCCGCGCCTGGGCGGCGGCCCGGCCCGAGCGCAGCGACGTCCAGCTGTGGGCCGTCGAGCTCTCGCTGCTGCTGCCCAGCCACCCGGCGCGGCTGCGCTACGAGCGCGCCGAGCTGCTCGTGGAGCGCGGTGACTTCGCGGGCGGCGCCCACGAGCTGGAGGCGTACGCGGAGGTCATCGACACTGTGGAGCCGGCCGCCGCCGAGTCCGTACGGCGGCAGGCGCGGGCGGCCC